From a region of the Alnus glutinosa chromosome 1, dhAlnGlut1.1, whole genome shotgun sequence genome:
- the LOC133854127 gene encoding uncharacterized protein LOC133854127: MSFNTGMRSCAKLLMSSEAILPNSAKRGFHSTGVKSMGGGHGHDEPYYLHAKHMYNLDRMKFQALKMSLGVFTAFSIGVGVPVFAVVFQQKKTASG, from the exons ATGTCGTTCAACACTGGAATGAGGTCTTGTGCCAAGTTGTTGATGTCTTCAGAAGCAATTCTGCCAAACTCAG CAAAGAGGGGTTTCCACTCGACTGGGGTGAAGAGTATGGGAGGAGGACATGGTCATGATGAACCATACTACCTGCATGCCAAACACATGTATAACTTGGACAGGATGAAATTCCAGGCGTTGAAAATGAGTCTTGGAGTGTTTACTGCGTTCAGCATTGGTGTGGGTGTTCCAGTCTTTGCTGTCGTATTCCAGCAAAAGAAAACGGCCTCTGGATGA